The following are encoded in a window of Arthrobacter woluwensis genomic DNA:
- a CDS encoding L-serine ammonia-lyase — protein sequence MAVGVFELFKIGVGPSSSHTVGPMLAAAVFAQEVRDAGLLPRVAGLGVDLYGSLAATGRGHGTFTAVLLGLEGYYPDKILPEEVEERLAAIEESGTVTFAGEVRLEYGVADMIQHPLTVLPRHTNGMKFAVKDADGEILHEATFFSVGGGFIVREGEEQQAKQELEESKKELPLPFRTAAELLGRCHSKGLGISDIMLINEKASRTEEEIREGLLKIWAVMEACVEKSIHREGLLPGGLNVRRRAPDWHDRLLKEDKDRDPKYWQEWVNLVALAVNEENASGGRVVTAPTNGAAGIIPAVLYYALNYAPGMENATQQDKDDVVVRFLLAAGAVGVLYKEQASISGAEVGCQGEVGSASSMAAAGLAEVMGGTPAQVENAAEIAMEHNLGLTCDPIGGLVQVPCIERNAIAAAKAINATKMALWGDGTHRVSLDEVIITMRETGKDMSTKYKETALGGLAVNVVEC from the coding sequence GTGGCCGTTGGTGTTTTTGAGCTCTTCAAGATCGGCGTGGGCCCGTCCAGCTCCCATACCGTGGGGCCGATGCTGGCGGCCGCGGTCTTCGCCCAGGAGGTGCGCGACGCCGGGCTGCTGCCCCGCGTGGCAGGCCTCGGCGTCGACCTCTACGGCTCCCTCGCAGCCACCGGCCGGGGGCACGGCACCTTCACCGCCGTGCTCCTCGGTCTGGAGGGCTACTACCCGGACAAGATCCTGCCCGAGGAGGTCGAGGAGCGGCTCGCCGCGATCGAGGAGAGCGGCACCGTCACCTTCGCCGGTGAGGTGCGCCTCGAGTACGGCGTCGCGGACATGATCCAGCACCCGCTGACCGTGCTCCCGCGCCACACCAACGGCATGAAGTTCGCCGTGAAGGACGCCGACGGCGAGATCCTCCACGAGGCCACCTTCTTCTCCGTGGGCGGCGGGTTCATCGTCCGCGAGGGCGAGGAGCAGCAGGCCAAGCAGGAGCTGGAAGAGTCCAAGAAGGAGCTTCCGCTGCCGTTCCGCACGGCCGCCGAGCTGCTGGGCCGCTGCCACAGCAAGGGCCTGGGCATCTCCGACATCATGCTCATCAATGAGAAGGCGAGCCGGACGGAGGAGGAGATCCGCGAGGGTCTGCTCAAGATCTGGGCCGTCATGGAGGCGTGCGTCGAGAAGAGCATCCACCGCGAAGGCCTGCTGCCCGGCGGTCTGAACGTCCGCCGTCGCGCTCCGGACTGGCATGACCGCCTCCTCAAGGAGGACAAGGACCGCGACCCCAAGTACTGGCAGGAGTGGGTCAACCTCGTGGCGCTGGCGGTCAACGAGGAGAACGCGAGCGGCGGCCGCGTCGTCACGGCGCCCACCAACGGCGCCGCGGGGATCATCCCGGCCGTGCTGTACTACGCGCTGAACTACGCGCCCGGCATGGAGAACGCCACGCAGCAGGACAAGGACGACGTGGTGGTCAGGTTCCTCCTGGCCGCAGGGGCCGTCGGCGTGCTCTACAAGGAGCAGGCCTCCATCTCCGGCGCCGAGGTCGGCTGCCAGGGCGAGGTCGGGTCGGCCTCCTCCATGGCGGCCGCGGGACTCGCCGAGGTCATGGGCGGCACGCCCGCGCAGGTGGAGAACGCCGCGGAGATCGCGATGGAGCACAACCTGGGCCTGACCTGCGATCCCATCGGCGGCCTGGTCCAGGTGCCCTGCATCGAGCGCAACGCCATCGCCGCGGCGAAGGCCATCAACGCCACCAAGATGGCTCTCTGGGGCGACGGCACGCACCGCGTCTCACTGGACGAGGTCATCATCACGATGCGGGAGACCGGCAAGGACATGTCCACCAAGTACAAGGAGACGGCGCTGGGCGGGCTGGCCGTCAACGTCGTGGAGTGCTGA
- the gcvT gene encoding glycine cleavage system aminomethyltransferase GcvT: MTENHTALYAEHEKLGASFTDFGGWQMPLKYGSELAEHHAVRQAAGLFDLSHMGEVWVEGPGAGAFLDYALVGKLSAIAEGKAKYSLICQEDGGIIDDLIVYRRGEDKFLVVPNAGNAPVVAEELQQRAEGFDVTVTNASADISLIAVQGPNAEAILLTLVPEDEHETVTGLKYYAAVEVTINGESLLLARTGYTGEDGFEIFVANGSAPALWQALLAAGEGHGLVPAGLASRDSLRLEAGMPLYGNELSREGTPFAAGLGPVVALKSKDGDFVGRSALEAAKENGVGTTSGRRLVGLKGLGRRAGRSHYNVLKDGVVVGEVTSGQPSPTLGYPVALAYVDVAYTEPGTALDIDLRGKAEPFEVVSLPFYKRER, translated from the coding sequence ATGACTGAGAACCACACAGCCCTGTACGCCGAGCACGAGAAACTGGGCGCCTCGTTCACCGACTTCGGCGGCTGGCAGATGCCGCTCAAGTACGGTTCCGAGCTGGCGGAGCACCACGCCGTCCGCCAGGCGGCCGGCCTCTTCGACCTCTCCCACATGGGTGAGGTCTGGGTTGAGGGCCCCGGCGCGGGCGCCTTCCTGGACTACGCCCTGGTGGGCAAGCTGTCCGCGATCGCGGAGGGCAAGGCCAAGTACTCGCTGATCTGCCAGGAGGACGGCGGGATCATCGACGACCTCATCGTCTACCGTCGCGGCGAGGACAAGTTCCTCGTGGTGCCGAACGCGGGCAACGCGCCCGTCGTGGCCGAGGAGCTCCAGCAGCGTGCCGAGGGCTTCGACGTCACCGTCACGAACGCGTCGGCCGACATCTCCCTCATCGCCGTCCAGGGTCCGAACGCGGAGGCCATCCTCCTCACCCTCGTGCCGGAGGACGAGCACGAGACCGTCACCGGGCTGAAGTACTACGCCGCCGTCGAGGTCACCATCAACGGCGAGTCCCTCCTCCTGGCCCGCACGGGCTACACGGGCGAGGACGGCTTCGAGATCTTCGTGGCCAACGGGTCCGCGCCGGCACTGTGGCAGGCGCTCCTGGCCGCCGGAGAGGGCCACGGCCTGGTGCCGGCCGGTCTGGCGTCGCGTGACTCGCTCCGCCTCGAGGCCGGCATGCCGCTCTACGGCAACGAGCTCTCCCGGGAAGGCACCCCCTTCGCCGCGGGCCTCGGCCCCGTGGTCGCGCTCAAGAGCAAGGACGGCGACTTCGTCGGCCGGTCCGCCCTCGAAGCCGCCAAGGAGAACGGCGTGGGGACCACCTCGGGCCGTCGCCTGGTGGGCCTGAAGGGCCTGGGACGCCGGGCTGGCCGCAGCCACTACAACGTGCTGAAGGACGGCGTCGTGGTGGGCGAGGTCACCTCCGGACAGCCCAGCCCGACCCTCGGATATCCGGTGGCTCTGGCGTACGTGGATGTGGCTTACACTGAACCGGGCACCGCGCTGGACATCGATCTGCGCGGCAAGGCGGAACCGTTCGAAGTGGTCTCCCTGCCCTTCTACAAGCGTGAGCGTTAG